The following proteins come from a genomic window of Maribacter sp. HTCC2170:
- a CDS encoding M16 family metallopeptidase, with translation MKLRLSFILLALLMVSITKAQEVSYEEYDLDNGLHVILHQDRTTPIVVTSISYHVGAKDENPERTGFAHFFEHLLFEGTENIGRGEWDKIVSSKGGKNNATTNDDRTYYYEVFPSNALETGLWLESERLLHPVIEQIGVDTQNEVVKEEKRARVDNQPYGNFLTEIKKNLFKEHPYRWSTIGSMEHLDAATLEEFKAFNEKFYIPNNAVLIIAGDIETAKTKKMIQDYFGPIPKGTKIQKSFPKEEPITQEFKAVAYDANIQIPAVVACYRTPSFKTRDARILDMISTYLSDGNSSKLYKKLVDNKKMSLAVQALNLSQEDYGIYAIYALPLGETSLDSLVAEIDEEIIKLQNELISENDHQKLLNQFENQFVNSNATLEGVAASLATYYQLYGDTNLINTEIDLYRSITREEIMAVAKKYLNKNQRLLLEYLPENQKESK, from the coding sequence ATGAAACTAAGACTATCATTTATTCTTTTGGCACTACTAATGGTGTCAATAACCAAGGCCCAAGAGGTTTCGTATGAGGAATATGACCTGGACAACGGGCTTCATGTAATTTTACATCAAGACAGGACAACTCCTATAGTTGTTACCTCAATATCGTACCATGTTGGTGCAAAAGATGAAAACCCGGAAAGAACAGGTTTTGCCCACTTTTTCGAACACCTTTTGTTCGAGGGCACCGAGAATATTGGACGCGGGGAATGGGATAAAATTGTTTCCTCTAAAGGCGGCAAAAACAACGCGACAACAAACGATGACAGAACCTATTATTATGAAGTTTTCCCTTCCAACGCTTTGGAAACTGGGCTTTGGCTCGAATCCGAAAGGTTACTCCACCCTGTTATCGAGCAAATTGGTGTGGACACACAGAATGAAGTGGTAAAGGAAGAAAAAAGAGCAAGGGTTGACAACCAACCTTATGGAAATTTTTTGACGGAAATAAAGAAGAACCTTTTCAAAGAACACCCCTACAGATGGTCGACCATTGGATCAATGGAACATCTTGATGCCGCCACATTAGAAGAGTTCAAAGCCTTCAATGAAAAGTTTTATATTCCAAATAATGCTGTACTGATTATTGCCGGGGATATAGAGACTGCAAAAACAAAGAAAATGATTCAGGATTATTTTGGCCCTATCCCAAAAGGCACCAAAATCCAAAAAAGTTTCCCGAAAGAGGAACCTATCACTCAAGAATTCAAAGCAGTAGCCTACGATGCAAATATTCAAATTCCTGCTGTTGTGGCTTGCTATAGAACACCATCTTTTAAAACTAGGGACGCTAGAATTCTAGATATGATTTCTACTTATTTAAGTGATGGAAATAGCTCAAAACTATATAAAAAACTGGTAGACAACAAGAAAATGTCTTTAGCGGTTCAAGCCCTTAACCTAAGTCAGGAAGATTACGGCATTTATGCCATTTATGCTTTGCCACTTGGAGAAACTTCGTTAGATAGTTTGGTTGCTGAGATTGATGAGGAAATAATAAAACTTCAGAACGAACTAATATCTGAAAATGATCATCAGAAATTGTTGAACCAATTCGAAAATCAATTTGTGAATTCAAATGCCACCTTAGAGGGAGTTGCTGCATCTTTAGCAACTTACTATCAATTATATGGCGATACTAATTTGATAAATACTGAAATTGATTTATACCGTTCAATTACAAGAGAAGAAATAATGGCTGTTGCCAAAAAGTATCTGAACAAAAACCAGAGATTGCTCTTAGAATATCTTCCTGAAAACCAAAAAGAAAGCAAATAA
- the rplU gene encoding 50S ribosomal protein L21: MYAIVEMAGQQFKVAKDQKVYVHRLQTEEGKKVTFDNVLLLDDGKNVTVGAPAIDGAAVEAKVVKHLRGDKVIVFKKKRRKGYAVKNGHRQSLTEIIVESIIAKGAKKTAAPKAKAEPKVAAPKKAAPQTAAKKATPKKAAPKKEAVDLSKNTVAELKEMAKAKGIEGISSMKKADLIAALSK; this comes from the coding sequence ATGTATGCAATTGTAGAGATGGCAGGGCAGCAATTTAAGGTTGCGAAAGACCAAAAAGTATATGTTCACCGTTTGCAAACAGAAGAAGGTAAAAAGGTAACTTTTGACAATGTTCTTTTGTTGGATGATGGTAAGAATGTAACTGTTGGCGCCCCGGCTATAGACGGAGCCGCTGTTGAGGCTAAAGTCGTTAAGCACCTAAGAGGTGACAAAGTTATCGTCTTTAAAAAGAAAAGACGTAAAGGTTATGCAGTTAAGAATGGTCATCGCCAATCTTTGACTGAAATAATTGTTGAAAGCATTATCGCCAAAGGCGCTAAGAAAACAGCTGCACCTAAAGCAAAAGCTGAACCAAAGGTTGCCGCTCCTAAAAAAGCTGCACCCCAAACAGCAGCTAAAAAGGCAACCCCTAAAAAGGCAGCTCCTAAGAAAGAGGCTGTTGACCTTAGTAAAAATACTGTTGCTGAGTTAAAAGAAATGGCAAAGGCCAAAGGAATTGAAGGTATTTCTTCAATGAAAAAGGCTGATTTAATTGCCGCTTTAAGTAAATAA
- the rpmA gene encoding 50S ribosomal protein L27, which translates to MAHKKGVGSSKNGRESESKRLGVKIFGGQAAIAGNIIVRQRGTKHNPGDNVYAGKDHTLHAKVDGMVKFEKKSGGKSYVSIEPFEA; encoded by the coding sequence ATGGCACATAAGAAAGGTGTAGGTAGTTCTAAGAACGGTAGAGAATCAGAATCGAAACGTTTAGGTGTTAAGATTTTTGGTGGCCAGGCCGCCATTGCTGGTAATATCATCGTTAGACAACGAGGTACAAAGCATAACCCAGGAGATAACGTTTATGCAGGTAAAGATCATACTTTGCATGCAAAAGTAGACGGAATGGTAAAATTCGAAAAGAAATCAGGAGGTAAATCCTATG